From one Aquila chrysaetos chrysaetos chromosome 7, bAquChr1.4, whole genome shotgun sequence genomic stretch:
- the GPR34 gene encoding probable G-protein coupled receptor 34, with translation MNKKSSQMMAAASADLLTIIPYKEDFWSNQTNLAINASEIQNNASCPLDENSLSLALIVFYSIIFVVGLVGNIIALFAFLCIHQKRNSIQVYLLNVAVADLLLIFCLPFRILYHVTKNTWMFGLILCKIVGTLFYMNMYISIVLLGLISLDRYVKINKSVKHPKMLTTTRSIHICCVVWALALTGFITVVAPSFFKSEDSNSTMCFHYRNKQNAKTEAILNYIIVIIFWIVFFLLILSYVKIAKNLLKISRKRANFPNAGKYTQTARNSFIVLIIFTICFVPYHVFRFVYITSQLQNPSCYWKEVIHKCNEVMLIFSSFNSCLDPVMYFLMSRSVRKTVFQLICRRIHGDSGLTLESTSEIKLGQYTQERLSTTTPHTSSLKKKSLI, from the exons ATG aacaaaaaatccTCACAAATGATGGCTGCAGCTTCAGCTGATTTACTGACCATTATTCCATACAAGGAAGACTTCTGGAGTAACCAAACTAACCTAGCCATAAATGCCTCGGAAATTCAAAATAATGCCAGTTGTCCCTTAGATGAGAACTCACTGTCACTTGCTTTGATAGTTTTTTACtccattatttttgttgttggatTGGTTGGAAATATTATAGCCCTGTTTGCTTTCCTGTGCATTCATCAGAAAAGGAATTCTATCCAAGTTTACCTGCTAAATGTAGCAGTTGCAGACCTTCTGCTGATCTTCTGTCTTCCCTTCCGAATACTCTATCATGTTACCAAAAACACCTGGATGTTTGGACTGATTTTATGCAAGATTGTAGGAACTCTATTTTATATGAACATGTATATTAGCATAGTACTGTTGGGACTAATTAGCCTAGATCGTTAcgtaaaaataaataagtctGTGAAGCATCCTAAAATGTTAACTACTACACGAAGTATACATATTTGTTGTGTGGTGTGGGCACTTGCACTAACAGGATTTATAACAGTAGTTGCACCATCTTTCTTTAAGAGTGAGGACAGCAATTCTACCATGTGCTTTCATTACCGAAATAAACAGAATGCAAAGACagaagcaattttaaattatattattgTAATCATTTTTTGgatagtttttttccttttgatactTTCGTATGTTAAAATTGCCAAGAACCTTCTAAAAATTtcaaggaaaagagcaaatttTCCCAACGCAGGAAAATACACCCAGACAGCAAGGAATTCCTTCATTGTACTCATTATTTTCACCATCTGTTTTGTTCCTTACCATGTGTTCCGGTTTGTCTACATTACATCACAGTTACAAAATCCATCTTGTTATTGGAAGGAAGTAATTCACAAATGCAATGAGGTGATGcttatattttcatcttttaacaGCTGCTTAGACCCAGTTATGTATTTCCTAATGTCCAGAAGTGTCCGTAAGACTGTATTCCAACTTATTTGCAGAAGAATTCATGGAGATTCAGGCCTAACTCTggaaagcacttcagaaataaaacttggaCAATATACACAAGAGCGATTATCTACTACCACTCCCCACACAAGTTCTTTGAAGAAGAAGTCTCTGATTTGA